Below is a window of Halarcobacter anaerophilus DNA.
TTTTGAAAAAGAGGCATGGGAAATTTTTGCAGGAATTTCTACTCTTGAATCGGCACTTCCAAAAGAGCATTTTTCACCGAATATTTTTGTATTTTCTATAAATTTTTCGGCAAGTTCCAAAGAGCTGAAATTGGCACAAAAAACTCCGGGAATATATCTCATTTGTTCTTTTGCCAATTTATGCTGAGGATGAGATTTTAGTGCAGGGTGGGTTACTTTTGTAATATATTCTTGTTTTTTTAAAAACTTTGCAATTTTTATTGAGTTTTTTTGATGCTCTTTCATTCTTATTTTAAGTGTTGGAATACCAAGAGTTATTAGATAAACATCCATCGGATTTTGGCTTCTTCCATGTGCATTTGCGTAGTAGTGAATTTTTTCTGCAAGCTCTTTTGTTTTTGCAACTATTGCACCTGCAACGACTGCTCCGTGACCTGAAATATATTTTGTTGTTGAAAACAAAGAAAAATCGGCTCCAAGTTCAAGAGGTTTTTGACTAATAAAAGTTGCAAGAGAATTATCAACTGCAAACAAAGAGTTGTATTTATGTGTTAAAGTTGCAACTTCTTTTAAATCTATTATTTTAAGACCTGGATTAGTAGGACTTTCACAAAGAACCAAATCTATTGGATTGTTTTTTAATATCTCTTCAAGTTGTTCAAAGTCTAAAAAATCTGCAAAATGGACTGTAATATTATATTTTTCTTTGAAAACTTTTAAGAGTCTAAAAGTTCCTCCGTAACAATCGGCTTCAACCAAAATATGGGAATTGGCTTTTAAAACTGTTTCAAAAAGCAAGGCTACACAGGCAATTCCCGTGTGGGTACAAACACATCCTGAACCGTTTTCAACTTTTGTAAAGAGGTTTTCCAAAGTCTCTCTTGTAGGATTATCGCTTCTTGTATAATCGTATATTTTATTTCCCTTTTGTTTTTTTAAATCAAATGTTGCCGTATTGTAAATTGGAAAATGGGAAGCTCCTGCAATATCTTCAAAAGGAGCATATTTTGTTATATGACTAAGTGCTGTTTCTACTTTAAAATTATTCATGCATATCCTAATTTTTTGGGCAATTATAGCTTATTTTATATAAGAGTTAAAATATCTTAAATTCAATTATTAGTTTTTCTAATATAAGAGTGTTTTTATCTTATTTTGATAATCTATTTTGAAATAATATATAGAAGAGAAAAATGAAATTAGATGAGTTAGAGTTAAACATTGATTATTTTGAATTTGATAAAAAATTTTATCAAACTTTGGATGCAACACCTTTAAACAGTTCTTATCTTATAAGTTACAGTAAAAGTGCCTGTGATTTGATAAATCTGGATTATAGGGAGTGTGAAAGTGAAGCTTTCGTAAAGTTTGTAAACGGAGAAAAAGTTTTAAAAGGTTCAATTCCTTATTCAATGGCATATGCAGGACACCAATTTGGATATTTTGTTCCCCAACTAGGTGACGGAAGAGCAATAAATTTAGGAAGCGTAAACAATTGGCACCTTCAAACAAAAGGTTCTGGACTTACAAGATATTCAAGACAAGGTGACGGTAGGGCGGTTTTACGTTCTTCAATTAGAGAATTTATTATAAGTGAACATATGTATGCTTTGGGAATTCCTACAACAAGAGCTTTGGCTTTACTTGGTTCAGAACATAAAGTTTATAGAGATTATTTTAAAGCTGAAAAAGGAGCTATTGTTTTAAGACTCTCCCCTTCATGGGTTAGAATAGGAACTTTTGAATTTTTCTCAAGAGGAAAAGAGGTCCAAAAAAATCTAATGCAACTAACAGATTATGTTATAAAACAGAGTTTCCCTCATTTGATAAACGAGAATGAAAGGTATGAAAAATTTTTCTTTGAATTGGTTGATAAAACCGCAAAACTAATGGCACAATGGATGGCTTACGGTTTTATGCACGGAGTTATGAATACTGATAATATGAGTGTTGCCGGACTTACTATTGATTACGGTCCTTTTGCTTTTATGGATTTTTTTGAGAAACATTGCATCTGCAATCATACCGACAGTGAAGGGCGATACTCTTTTAACAACCAACCACATATTGCAAAATGGAATTTGGAAATTTTAGCTTACAGTTTGGGTAAAATTTGTAATTTTTCCAAATTAATGGCTTATCTAAAAAACTTTATTTCAATACATCAAAATGAGTATTTGAAAATTATGAATAAAAGAGTAGGTCTTGATAGCTCTTTAAGCGGTGATTCAAATTTGGATTTAATAGTCGAACTTTTAGATGCTCTTGAAATGTCAAGATCTGATTACAATTTTTTCTTTTGGCAGCTTACAAATTTGAAATCACATGAAGATTTTTCTTCAATTCTAGATTATTGTGTTTATAAAGAACCTATGGCAAAATGGCTTGAAAAGTATAAAAAGATTTGTGAAAAACAAAATCTTGATATTGTAAAAATGCAAATAACAATGAAAGAAGTAAATCCTAAATATATTATAAAAAACTATATGCTTCAAGAAGCGATACAAAAAGCTGAGGATGGAGATTTTACTTTAGTAAATGATTTGCTTGATATTGCCCAAAATCCTTTTGGTGAACATAAAAAGTTTGAAAGATATTCAAAACCTACACCTAATAAGTTTGTAAATTTACAGCTTAGCTGCTCTTCATAAAGGCTTTGTAGTTAAAAGTGTCAAGAAAGTGTCAAAAAAAGTAGATTCTAACTTTACATATTGCAGATATAATTTTTATCCAAATTATTAGAAAAAAAAGGATAAAAATATGAAAGTAGCGATTTCGTTAGTAGCATGTTTATTAAGTGTTAGTTCTGTTTTAGCTAATGAAGCTTTAATTCAAAAAGCAAAAAACAGCGGACTTGTGGCAATCCCGGCTGAAAAAACGGCATTGATGGAGATGATAGACGATAAAAACGACCCTATTACCAAACAAAAAGTAGAACTTGGTAAAAAATTATACTTTGATCCTAGAATCTCAAAAAGCGGAATTATCTCATGTAATACCTGTCATAACTTAGCTTTGGGCGGAGCAGACGGAATACCTGCTGCAATAGGTCATATGTGGACAAAAAATCCTCATAATCTAAACTCTCCTACTGTTTACAATTCGGTATTTTTCAAAGCTCAATTTTGGGACGGTAGAAGTCCTCATTTAGCAGATCAAGCACAAGGTCCGGTACAAGCGGGTCCAGAAATGGCAGCGGCTCCTGAATTGGTTGAAAAAAGAATTACTTCAATTCCAGAATATGTTGATGAGTTTAAAGGTGCATATGGAACAGATGTGAAAATTAATTTTGAAAAAATCACGGCAACAATAGCAACTTTTGAAAAAACTTTGGTTACTCCATCAAGATTTGACGACTTTTTAAACGGAAATAAAAATGCTTTGACTAAAGATGAAAAAGAGGGATTGTCTACTTTTATTGACAAAGGTTGTGTCTCTTGTCATACGGGAATTGCTCTTGGGGGAACAATGCAGCCTTTTGAAATAGCATCAAAATATAAATTTACAAATGTCGGAGATTTTAAAGGGGATAAAAACGGGATGGTAAAAACTCCGACTCTAAGAAATATTACAGAAACTGCTCCGTATTTTCATAACGGTCAAATTTGGTCTTTATCCGATGCGGTTAAAGAGATGGGATCGGTTCAACTTGGTATTGATATAAACGACAAAGATGCGGCTAAAATTGTTACTTTCTTAAAATCCTTAAAAGGAGAAAAACCTCAAATTATTTATCCTCAATTACCTGAATCAACACTAAAAACACCAAAACCTGAATTTAATTAAAAAAATATCTTTAGAAGAAGTCCTTCTAAAGATATCTGCTGTTTTTTTATTATTTTTTCCAACTTTAAATAATATAATGATAATTCAAATTAATTACAAAGTATATTTATGAATAAAAAAAGAGTATCCTTGGTTTTAGGAAGCGGCGGTGCAAGAGGTTATGCCCATATCGGAGTTATAGAAGAGTTGGAAAAAAACGGATATGAAATAGTATCTGTTTCAGGCTCTTCCATGGGAGCATTAATAGGCGGTTTGTATGCCTGCGGAAGACTTCAAGATTATAAGAAGTGGGTTTTGGAGTTTGATATTTTTGATATTTTGAAACTTGTTGATTTCAGTTTCGGTGAAGGCGGAATGATAAAAGCAGATAGAGTATTTAAAAAAATAGATGCTTTTATAAAAGATACCAAAATCGAAGAGTTGCCTATTAGTTTTGCGGCAGTTGCAAGTGATATTTCTAAAAAAGAGGAAGTTCATTTAAATAAAGGCAGTTTAAAAGATGCAATAAGAGCTTCAATTGCCATTCCTACAATATTTACGCCTCAAGAAATAGAAGGAAGAACCCTTTTTGACGGAGGTTTATGCAACCCTTTGCCCCTTTCAATAGTTGATAGAAAAAAGGCTGATTTGATTATAGCGGTAAATTTAAATAAAAGCGAAGAGGTAAAAAAAGAACATACGGATATCTTAGAGAAAAAAGACAATAGTCTAAATTTGAAAATTTTAGACTTTATTAACAACAAATCAAAAAAAGAGAAAATTAGCTATTTTGAGATAGTTACCAACTCTATAGAAACAATGCAGGAGATAATTACTAAGCAACAGATAAAAGAGTGCAATCCCGATATAATCTTAAATATTTCCAATAAGATTTGCCAATTTTATGAATTTCACAAAGCAAAAGAGACAATTGAATACGGTGCAGCAGTTACAAGAGAGTTTTTAGAAAATAAAAATAAGGAAAATTAGAGTCTATTTTTTATTTTTTTGACTTTCATATTGTAAAAAGTTTTGCGGTTCCCCTGAATTTGTTTTTCCTTTTGCATTTTTATCGGGAACATTTTCAATTCCTTTAAAATCATCAAACCATTTTAGTTCTGAAGGCATTCTTGTATCTTTTTTGTTTTTAGAAGCCGAGCTAAAGTCAAAACCGCTTGAAATGCTGATTTTATGGTATGCAAGAAATCCGAATATTATTACAACAATAACTGTTAGGATTTTGATAAGAGTCTCTAGGACGAAATGTATAGTTGTTTTTTTCTTTTGTACAGGTACTTTTTTTTCCATAAAACATTATACACAAAAATTATTAATTTTTAGATATCATTATTTTTATGGAAATATTACAAAAAGAGTTTGAACTAAAATCATATAAAAGAGGCTTTCATCTAATAACCGATGAGGTGATACAAAATTTAGATGAAATAAGTAAATTTGAAGTAGGAGTTTTAAACCTTTTTATAAAACATACAAGTGCAAGTTTGACTATAAATGAAAACTGCGACAGCAGTGTACGAAGCGATATGGAAAATTTTGTAAATGATATAGTTTCAAATAAAAACTACTTTGTTCACACTTATGAAGGTGAAGATGATATGCCTTCACATATAAAATCTTCTATTTTCGGAAGTAGTATAACAATTCCGATAACAAAAGGGCAACTTAACCTTGGAACCTGGCAGAGTATCTATCTAGGAGAGCATAGAGATTTTGGCGGAAATAGAAAATTGCTTGCAACCATTACAGGAAAAAAATATAATTTATAATCTCTCTACTTTTTAAATTAAATAAATCTTTTTTTCTTTTTTGTTCTAAAAAATATAAACTAGCAAGATTCAGATTGTTTTAATCTCATCACTAAATATATAATAAAATCAAAAAGGAAATTTATGAGTTTGCAAAATTGGATACTCTTATTTACTTTATCTGTTGTATGGGGCGGATCTTTTTATTTTGTAGAAAAAGCTTTAATATATTTTTCTTTTGAACAAATTGTATTTTTTAGAGTTTTTTTTGCAGCATTTTTTATTTTATTAGTATTATTTATCAAAAAAATAAAAATTATTTTTGATTTAAAACTTTGGGCTATGTTTTTTGTAATGGGAAGTTTAAATAATGTTATACCGTTTTTAAGTTTTACTTTTGCCCAAGAGAGTATTAGTGCTTCTTTAGCTTCTTTATTTAATGCAACAACACCGATATTTACTGCACTTCTTGCCCATCTGTTAACAAAAGATGAAAAAATATCATTCTTTAAACTAATGGGGATTTTAATTGGCTTTACAGGAATGGTAATTCTACTTCTTCCAAAAGGTTTCGGTAATTTTGAAGCAGCAGGTCTTCTTGCTGTTATGGCAGCTGTTTCTTACTCTTTTGCAGGAATATTTGGAAAAAAATTAAAAGATTATAATCCTATTTTTAATGTATTCGGGATGCTTACGGCAAGCTCTATAATAATGTATTGTGTATTTTTCTCTTCGATAAACAATGTGGAATTTAATTCTTTATATGAATTCAAAGATTTGATTTTGCTTGCACTGCTATCGACTTCAATAGCTTATATTATCTATTTTAGATTACTTTTTAGTGTGGGTGCTGTAAAATTGTTGCTAGTAACATATTTGATTCCTATAAGTGCATCAATATTAGGGATTTTTCTTTTAGGCGAAAATTTTACTTTTAATATGGTTTTGGGTGCTGTGATTATTTTTATTTCATTATGGTTAATTAATAAAAAATAGAAGATATTAAATTTTTTTAAATTTAAAAGGATTTATATATGAATAAGTTAGAAAATAAAAGCAGATATTACAATGATATAAAAAAAGCTATTGAATATTTTGATGAAAACTACTCTTACCAGCCAAAACTTGATGATGTAGCTTTGTATGTAGGGATGAGTAAACATCATTTTTCAAGAATATTTAAAGAGTATGTAGGTGTAACTCCAATGCAATTTTTACAGGCAACCACCTTAGCTCATGCAAAAAAGAAACTAAGCTCTTCAAAGTCAATACTGGATACTTCTCTTGATTTGGGATTATCAAGTTCAAGCAGACTGCATGAGTTGTTTGTAAACTTTGCAGGTGTTACTCCCAACGAATATAAAAAAATGGGAGAAAAACTTGATATAACCTATGGATTTGGATTTTCTCCTTTTGGAAAAACAATGATTGCAAGTACAAAAAAGGGTATTTGTTCTTTGGAGTTTTATGAGAATTCTTATGATGAAATATTTAAAAGAGTTAAAAA
It encodes the following:
- a CDS encoding protein adenylyltransferase SelO codes for the protein MKLDELELNIDYFEFDKKFYQTLDATPLNSSYLISYSKSACDLINLDYRECESEAFVKFVNGEKVLKGSIPYSMAYAGHQFGYFVPQLGDGRAINLGSVNNWHLQTKGSGLTRYSRQGDGRAVLRSSIREFIISEHMYALGIPTTRALALLGSEHKVYRDYFKAEKGAIVLRLSPSWVRIGTFEFFSRGKEVQKNLMQLTDYVIKQSFPHLINENERYEKFFFELVDKTAKLMAQWMAYGFMHGVMNTDNMSVAGLTIDYGPFAFMDFFEKHCICNHTDSEGRYSFNNQPHIAKWNLEILAYSLGKICNFSKLMAYLKNFISIHQNEYLKIMNKRVGLDSSLSGDSNLDLIVELLDALEMSRSDYNFFFWQLTNLKSHEDFSSILDYCVYKEPMAKWLEKYKKICEKQNLDIVKMQITMKEVNPKYIIKNYMLQEAIQKAEDGDFTLVNDLLDIAQNPFGEHKKFERYSKPTPNKFVNLQLSCSS
- a CDS encoding trans-sulfuration enzyme family protein produces the protein MNNFKVETALSHITKYAPFEDIAGASHFPIYNTATFDLKKQKGNKIYDYTRSDNPTRETLENLFTKVENGSGCVCTHTGIACVALLFETVLKANSHILVEADCYGGTFRLLKVFKEKYNITVHFADFLDFEQLEEILKNNPIDLVLCESPTNPGLKIIDLKEVATLTHKYNSLFAVDNSLATFISQKPLELGADFSLFSTTKYISGHGAVVAGAIVAKTKELAEKIHYYANAHGRSQNPMDVYLITLGIPTLKIRMKEHQKNSIKIAKFLKKQEYITKVTHPALKSHPQHKLAKEQMRYIPGVFCANFSSLELAEKFIENTKIFGEKCSFGSADSRVEIPAKISHASFSKEELEAIGIEEGTVRFSIGLENVKDLIADIKQAIK
- a CDS encoding patatin-like phospholipase family protein; this translates as MNKKRVSLVLGSGGARGYAHIGVIEELEKNGYEIVSVSGSSMGALIGGLYACGRLQDYKKWVLEFDIFDILKLVDFSFGEGGMIKADRVFKKIDAFIKDTKIEELPISFAAVASDISKKEEVHLNKGSLKDAIRASIAIPTIFTPQEIEGRTLFDGGLCNPLPLSIVDRKKADLIIAVNLNKSEEVKKEHTDILEKKDNSLNLKILDFINNKSKKEKISYFEIVTNSIETMQEIITKQQIKECNPDIILNISNKICQFYEFHKAKETIEYGAAVTREFLENKNKEN
- a CDS encoding bifunctional helix-turn-helix domain-containing protein/methylated-DNA--[protein]-cysteine S-methyltransferase translates to MNKLENKSRYYNDIKKAIEYFDENYSYQPKLDDVALYVGMSKHHFSRIFKEYVGVTPMQFLQATTLAHAKKKLSSSKSILDTSLDLGLSSSSRLHELFVNFAGVTPNEYKKMGEKLDITYGFGFSPFGKTMIASTKKGICSLEFYENSYDEIFKRVKKTWNKAEFIHNDKKAQELLDRIFINKEKMNLFVKGTNFQINVWRAILNLKSAEISTYSDVAQFIGKPKAVRAVATAIGSNQIGFLIPCHRVISKSAAMGGYRWGIDRKRVLLSYEENEKSKDSN
- a CDS encoding cytochrome-c peroxidase, whose translation is MKVAISLVACLLSVSSVLANEALIQKAKNSGLVAIPAEKTALMEMIDDKNDPITKQKVELGKKLYFDPRISKSGIISCNTCHNLALGGADGIPAAIGHMWTKNPHNLNSPTVYNSVFFKAQFWDGRSPHLADQAQGPVQAGPEMAAAPELVEKRITSIPEYVDEFKGAYGTDVKINFEKITATIATFEKTLVTPSRFDDFLNGNKNALTKDEKEGLSTFIDKGCVSCHTGIALGGTMQPFEIASKYKFTNVGDFKGDKNGMVKTPTLRNITETAPYFHNGQIWSLSDAVKEMGSVQLGIDINDKDAAKIVTFLKSLKGEKPQIIYPQLPESTLKTPKPEFN
- a CDS encoding DMT family transporter encodes the protein MSLQNWILLFTLSVVWGGSFYFVEKALIYFSFEQIVFFRVFFAAFFILLVLFIKKIKIIFDLKLWAMFFVMGSLNNVIPFLSFTFAQESISASLASLFNATTPIFTALLAHLLTKDEKISFFKLMGILIGFTGMVILLLPKGFGNFEAAGLLAVMAAVSYSFAGIFGKKLKDYNPIFNVFGMLTASSIIMYCVFFSSINNVEFNSLYEFKDLILLALLSTSIAYIIYFRLLFSVGAVKLLLVTYLIPISASILGIFLLGENFTFNMVLGAVIIFISLWLINKK
- a CDS encoding secondary thiamine-phosphate synthase enzyme YjbQ, encoding MEILQKEFELKSYKRGFHLITDEVIQNLDEISKFEVGVLNLFIKHTSASLTINENCDSSVRSDMENFVNDIVSNKNYFVHTYEGEDDMPSHIKSSIFGSSITIPITKGQLNLGTWQSIYLGEHRDFGGNRKLLATITGKKYNL